Proteins from a single region of Enoplosus armatus isolate fEnoArm2 chromosome 6, fEnoArm2.hap1, whole genome shotgun sequence:
- the LOC139286861 gene encoding F-box/LRR-repeat protein 14-like gives MFEMETHISCLFPEILAIIFSYLDVKDKGRVAQVCAAWRDASYHKSVWRGVEAKLHLRRANPSLFPSLQTRGIKKVQILSLRRSLSYVIQGMPHIESLNLCGCFNLTDNGLGHAFVQDIPSLRVLNLSLCKQITDSSLGRIAQYLKNLEVLELGGCSNITNTGLLLIAWGLHRLKSLNLRSCRHVSDVGIGHLSGMTRSAAEGCLSLEKLTLQDCQKLTDLSLKHVSKGLNKLKVLNLSFCGGISDAGMIHLSHMTHLCSLNLRSCDNISDTGIMHLAMGSLQLSGLDVSFCDKIGDQSLAYIAQGLYQLKSLSLCSCHISDDGINRMVRQMHELKTLNIGQCVRITDKGLELIADHLTQLTGIDLYGCTKITKRGLERITQLPCLKVLNLGLWQMTESERVR, from the coding sequence ATGTTTGAAATGGAGACACATATTTCGTGCCTTTTTCCGGAGATCCTGGCCATTATTTTCAGTTATCTGGACGTTAAAGACAAAGGAAGAGTAGCCCAAGTGTGCGCGGCCTGGAGAGACGCGTCCTACCACAAGTCGGTGTGGCGGGGGGTGGAAGCCAAGCTCCATCTGCGGCGAGCTAACCCGTCTCTGTTCCCCAGTCTGCAGACCAGGGGCATCAAAAAAGTTCAGATTCTCAGCCTGAGGCGAAGTCTGAGCTACGTGATTCAAGGGATGCCGCACATCGAAAGCCTTAACCTGTGTGGATGTTTCAACCTCACAGACAACGGACTCGGACATGCCTTTGTGCAGGACATCCCATCCCTGCGGGTGCTGAACCTCAGCCTTTGTAAACAGATCACTGACTCCAGCCTGGGCAGGATTGCCCAGTACCTCAAAAACCTGGAGGTGCTTGAACTTGGGGGATGCAGCAATATCACAAACACAGGCCTGTTGCTCATTGCCTGGGGCTTGCACAGACTAAAGAGTCTTAACCTGCGCAGCTGCAGGCATGTGTCCGATGTGGGCATCGGTCACCTGTCAGGCATGACCCGCAGCGCTGCAGAGGGCTGCCTGTCCCTGGAAAAGTTAACCTTGCAGGACTGCCAGAAGCTGACTGACCTTTCTCTCAAACATGTCTCAAAGGGCCTCAACAAGCTCAAAGTGCTCAACCTCAGCTTCTGTGGCGGGATATCGGATGCAGGGATGATCCACCTGTCGCACATGACCCACCTGTGCAGCCTGAACCTCCGGTCGTGTGATAACATCAGTGACACAGGGATAATGCATCTGGCCATGGGCTCCCTCCAGCTGTCTGGACTTGATGTCTCCTTCTGTGACAAGATTGGAGACCAGAGCCTGGCTTACATCGCCCAGGGGTTGTATCAGCTCAAGTCGCTCTCTCTTTGTTCCTGCCATATCAGTGATGATGGCATTAACAGGATGGTACGCCAGATGCACGAACTCAAGACTCTCAACATTGGACAGTGTGTGAGGATCACAGACAAAGGGTTGGAGTTGATAGCCGACCACTTGACCCAGCTGACAGGGATTGATCTGTACGGTTGTACTAAGATCACCAAGAGGGGTCTGGAGAGGATAACGCAGCTCCCGTGCCTTAAAGTGTTAAACCTGGGACTGTGGCAGAtgactgagagtgagagagtgaggtgA